A window of Blastomonas sp. SL216 contains these coding sequences:
- a CDS encoding cation:proton antiporter — MTPSELSAYFFVQMALIIGTCRLVGYAVRRWLGQPQVVGEMMAGVLLGPSLFGFFLPDLQAALFPPETKNVLFVCAQLGVGLYMFLVGLGFRSDHFRAQIGSAAAVSFTGMAVPFIVAILLAPMLQDVPGLFASDVNQFQATLFLGACIAITAFPMLARIIHERGLTDTKLGSLTLSAGAIDDAAAWTVLAIVLASFGDGPGVAIKAIVGGASFAAFMLIFGRRLLAPLGRITERNGKVTHSMLAAVLVLFMLAAFAMDYIGIHAVLGGFLLGICMPRGKLSNELQRQLEPIIMVLLIPMFFTYSGLNTQLTVVNNAELLAIAMGILAASILAKGVACYVAARITGQDNSTAMAIGALMNARGMMELIIINIGLQRGIIGPALFSMLVIMAIVTTFMASPLFDLVYGRKHRSPPVTDDAAPVP; from the coding sequence GTGACACCGTCTGAACTCAGCGCGTATTTCTTCGTGCAGATGGCGCTGATCATCGGCACCTGCCGCCTTGTCGGCTACGCCGTGCGCCGCTGGCTGGGCCAGCCGCAGGTGGTGGGCGAGATGATGGCCGGCGTGCTGCTGGGCCCTTCGCTGTTCGGCTTTTTCCTGCCCGATCTGCAGGCAGCCTTGTTCCCGCCGGAAACCAAGAACGTGCTGTTCGTCTGCGCCCAGCTGGGCGTGGGCCTGTACATGTTCCTGGTTGGCCTCGGTTTCCGCTCAGACCATTTCCGCGCCCAGATCGGCAGCGCGGCAGCCGTATCGTTCACCGGCATGGCGGTGCCCTTTATCGTCGCGATATTGCTCGCGCCGATGCTTCAGGATGTGCCCGGCCTGTTCGCCAGCGACGTCAATCAGTTTCAGGCGACGCTGTTCCTGGGCGCGTGCATTGCCATCACCGCCTTTCCGATGCTGGCGCGGATCATTCATGAGCGCGGCCTGACCGACACGAAGCTGGGCAGCCTGACCCTGTCGGCAGGGGCCATCGACGATGCCGCCGCCTGGACGGTGCTGGCGATCGTGCTCGCCAGCTTCGGCGACGGGCCGGGCGTCGCCATCAAGGCGATTGTCGGCGGGGCCAGCTTTGCCGCGTTCATGCTCATCTTCGGGCGCAGGCTGCTGGCGCCGCTGGGCCGCATCACCGAACGCAATGGCAAGGTCACCCATTCGATGCTGGCCGCGGTGCTGGTGCTGTTCATGCTGGCGGCCTTTGCGATGGACTATATCGGCATCCATGCGGTGCTCGGCGGCTTTCTGCTGGGCATCTGCATGCCGCGCGGCAAGCTGTCGAACGAGCTGCAGCGCCAGCTTGAACCGATCATCATGGTGCTGCTGATCCCGATGTTCTTCACCTATTCGGGGCTCAACACCCAGCTGACCGTGGTCAACAATGCCGAGCTTCTGGCCATTGCGATGGGAATTCTCGCCGCTTCGATCCTGGCCAAGGGCGTTGCCTGCTATGTCGCGGCGCGGATCACCGGGCAGGACAACTCCACCGCGATGGCGATCGGCGCATTGATGAACGCGCGCGGGATGATGGAGCTGATCATCATCAATATCGGCCTGCAGCGCGGCATTATCGGCCCGGCATTGTTCTCGATGCTGGTGATCATGGCGATCGTCACCACCTTCATGGCCTCTCCGCTGTTCGACCTGGTCTATGGCCGCAAGCACCGGTCGCCGCCGGTAACCGATGATGCAGCGCCTGTCCCCTGA
- a CDS encoding right-handed parallel beta-helix repeat-containing protein, which translates to MTVLRILLVAALALISALPLFAQQRAMPYRIAETGKSYKSLTDAVNKIGGGTGTIEVQPGIWRDCAVQEAGNITYRAVTPGTAILDGGVCEDKATLVLRGRSARVEGLIFQNIAVRDENGAGVRLERGDLTVVNSLFRDSQQGILTGEDRNGRIVIDKSSFSGLGLCASDCAHSIYIGDYGSLTVTRSRFEKGQGGHYVKSRAGRVTIADSSFDDSRGNGSNYMIDLPGGASGEITRNIFVQGQNKENWSAFIAVAAEGRAYSSAGLQIFGNDASLAPGVERATWFVANWSRDSIPLGENRLGKGLSAYDQR; encoded by the coding sequence ATGACCGTGCTCCGCATTCTCCTTGTCGCCGCGCTGGCGCTGATCAGCGCCCTGCCCCTGTTCGCGCAGCAGCGCGCGATGCCCTATCGCATCGCCGAGACCGGCAAGAGCTACAAATCGCTGACCGATGCGGTGAACAAGATCGGCGGCGGAACCGGCACGATCGAGGTTCAGCCCGGCATCTGGCGCGATTGCGCGGTGCAGGAGGCGGGCAATATCACCTATCGCGCGGTGACGCCCGGTACCGCGATCCTGGATGGCGGCGTGTGCGAGGACAAGGCGACGCTGGTGCTGCGCGGCCGCAGCGCGCGCGTCGAGGGCCTGATCTTCCAGAACATCGCCGTGCGCGACGAAAACGGCGCTGGCGTCCGGCTGGAGCGCGGCGACCTTACCGTCGTCAACAGCCTGTTTCGCGACAGCCAGCAGGGCATCCTGACCGGCGAGGACCGCAACGGCCGGATCGTCATCGACAAGTCGAGCTTTTCGGGCCTCGGCCTGTGCGCGTCGGACTGCGCGCATTCGATCTATATCGGCGACTATGGGTCGCTGACCGTTACCCGCTCGCGCTTCGAAAAGGGCCAGGGCGGCCATTATGTGAAGAGCCGCGCGGGCCGCGTGACCATCGCCGATTCGAGCTTCGACGACAGCCGTGGCAATGGCAGCAATTACATGATCGACCTGCCCGGCGGCGCGAGCGGCGAGATCACCCGCAACATCTTCGTCCAGGGGCAGAACAAGGAAAACTGGTCGGCGTTCATCGCGGTCGCCGCCGAGGGACGCGCTTACAGCTCTGCCGGCCTCCAGATTTTCGGCAATGATGCCAGCCTTGCCCCCGGCGTCGAGCGCGCGACCTGGTTTGTCGCCAACTGGAGCCGTGACAGCATCCCGCTGGGCGAAAACCGGCTCGGCAAGGGATTGAGCGCCTACGACCAGCGGTAA
- the metH gene encoding methionine synthase, whose translation MTQSATQSTAQFVNIGERTNVTGSAKFKKLIMEDRYEEAVDVARQQVESGAQIIDINMDEGLLDAHAAMTRYLKLIAAEPDIARVPFMIDSSKWSVIEAGLKCVSGKPIVNSISMKEGEEEFLKHARICMDYGAAVVVMAFDEVGQADTRQRKVEICERAYKLLTGIGFPPEDIIFDPNIFAVATGIDEHRRYAIDFIEACRDIKQRCPHVHISGGVSNLSFSFRGNEPVRRAMHSVFLYHAIKAGMDMGIVNAGQLDIYDDIDPVLREACEDVIWDRTEDATEKLITLAETFRGKDEKAEKEAAEWRSWPVIKRLEHALVKGIDAHIVEDTEEARLAAARPIEVIEGPLMDGMNVVGDLFGEGKMFLPQVVKSARVMKKAVAHLFPYIEAEKDPNAKGKGRIIMATVKGDVHDIGKNIVGVVLQCNGYEVVDLGVMVPWHDILKAANDNQADIIGLSGLITPSLDEMVTVAEEMQKAGMRIPLLIGGATTSKVHTALRIAPAYEGPVVHVLDASRAVGVASNLVSGTLAEPFIAKVAEEYEAVRLARSGKGQNDLSPLDVARDNAFVADMGQKPPAPVQPGVHVFEEWDLADLRECIDWTPFFRAWELAGNYPAILTDEIVGESASALFADANAMLDRIVEEKWLTAKGVAGLWPCRREGDDVIIDADGQDVRMPFLRQQIAKREGRANMCLADFIDPAGDWIGGFAVTAGHGIDAHLERFQAAHDDYNDILLKALADRLAEAFAERLHQYVRTTLWGYAAGEQLTNEALIKEQYRGIRPAPGYPACPDHSQKPALFDLLKATDATGITLTESFAMLPTAAVSGFYFGHPESAYFGVARIGEDQVIDYAARRGVDLDTARRWLRPNLD comes from the coding sequence ATGACCCAGTCCGCCACCCAGTCCACAGCCCAGTTCGTCAATATCGGCGAGCGCACCAACGTCACCGGTTCGGCCAAGTTCAAGAAGCTGATCATGGAAGACCGCTATGAAGAGGCGGTCGATGTCGCGCGCCAGCAGGTCGAAAGCGGCGCGCAGATCATCGACATCAACATGGACGAAGGTCTGCTCGACGCGCACGCCGCGATGACGCGCTATCTGAAGCTGATCGCTGCCGAGCCCGATATTGCCCGCGTGCCGTTCATGATCGACTCGTCCAAATGGTCGGTGATCGAGGCGGGGCTGAAATGCGTCTCGGGCAAGCCGATCGTCAATTCGATCAGCATGAAGGAAGGCGAGGAGGAATTCCTCAAGCACGCCCGCATCTGCATGGATTATGGTGCTGCCGTCGTCGTCATGGCGTTCGACGAGGTCGGCCAGGCCGACACGCGGCAGCGCAAGGTCGAGATCTGCGAGCGCGCCTACAAGCTGCTGACCGGAATCGGCTTCCCGCCCGAAGACATCATCTTCGACCCCAATATCTTTGCGGTCGCCACCGGCATTGACGAGCACCGCCGCTATGCCATCGACTTTATCGAGGCGTGCCGCGACATCAAGCAGCGCTGCCCGCATGTCCACATCTCCGGCGGCGTTTCCAACCTGTCGTTCAGCTTCCGCGGCAACGAGCCGGTCCGCCGCGCGATGCACAGCGTGTTCCTGTATCATGCGATCAAGGCGGGCATGGACATGGGCATCGTCAATGCCGGCCAGCTCGACATTTATGACGATATCGACCCGGTGCTGCGCGAAGCCTGCGAGGACGTAATCTGGGACCGCACCGAAGATGCGACCGAAAAGCTGATCACGCTGGCTGAAACCTTCCGCGGCAAGGACGAGAAGGCCGAGAAGGAAGCCGCCGAATGGCGCAGCTGGCCCGTGATCAAGCGGCTGGAACATGCGCTGGTCAAGGGCATCGACGCGCATATCGTCGAGGATACCGAGGAAGCCCGGCTTGCCGCCGCGCGCCCGATCGAGGTGATCGAAGGCCCGCTGATGGACGGCATGAACGTCGTGGGAGACCTGTTCGGCGAGGGCAAGATGTTCCTGCCGCAGGTGGTCAAGTCCGCGCGCGTGATGAAAAAGGCGGTCGCGCACCTCTTCCCCTATATCGAGGCCGAGAAGGACCCCAATGCCAAGGGCAAGGGCCGCATCATCATGGCGACGGTGAAGGGCGATGTGCACGATATCGGCAAGAACATCGTCGGCGTGGTGCTGCAGTGCAACGGCTATGAGGTCGTGGACCTGGGCGTCATGGTGCCCTGGCACGACATCCTGAAGGCTGCGAACGACAATCAGGCCGACATCATCGGCCTGTCGGGCCTGATCACCCCGTCGCTCGACGAGATGGTGACCGTGGCCGAGGAGATGCAGAAGGCCGGCATGCGCATTCCGCTGCTGATCGGCGGCGCAACCACCTCGAAGGTGCACACCGCGCTGCGCATCGCACCGGCCTATGAAGGCCCGGTCGTGCATGTGCTCGACGCCAGCCGCGCGGTCGGTGTCGCCTCGAACCTGGTCAGCGGCACGCTCGCCGAACCGTTCATCGCCAAGGTGGCGGAAGAATATGAGGCCGTGCGCCTCGCCCGCTCGGGCAAGGGACAGAACGACCTGTCGCCGCTCGATGTCGCGCGCGACAATGCGTTCGTCGCCGATATGGGCCAGAAGCCGCCCGCGCCGGTCCAGCCGGGCGTGCATGTCTTCGAGGAGTGGGACCTGGCGGACCTGCGCGAATGCATCGACTGGACGCCGTTCTTCCGCGCGTGGGAGCTGGCGGGCAACTATCCCGCGATCCTCACCGACGAGATCGTCGGCGAAAGCGCAAGCGCGCTGTTCGCCGATGCCAATGCGATGCTCGACCGGATCGTCGAGGAAAAATGGCTGACCGCCAAGGGCGTGGCCGGCCTGTGGCCCTGCCGCCGCGAGGGCGACGATGTGATCATAGACGCCGATGGCCAGGATGTGCGCATGCCCTTCCTGCGCCAGCAGATCGCCAAGCGTGAGGGCCGCGCCAACATGTGCCTGGCCGATTTCATCGATCCGGCGGGCGACTGGATCGGCGGCTTCGCGGTCACCGCAGGCCATGGCATCGATGCGCATCTGGAACGCTTCCAGGCGGCGCATGACGATTATAACGACATCCTGCTCAAGGCGCTGGCCGACCGACTCGCTGAAGCCTTTGCCGAGCGGCTGCACCAATATGTCCGCACCACCCTGTGGGGCTATGCGGCGGGTGAGCAGCTGACCAACGAGGCGCTGATCAAGGAACAGTATCGCGGCATCCGCCCGGCCCCGGGCTATCCCGCCTGTCCCGACCACAGCCAGAAGCCGGCGCTGTTCGACCTCCTCAAGGCCACCGATGCCACCGGGATCACCCTGACCGAAAGCTTTGCGATGCTGCCCACTGCGGCGGTCAGCGGCTTTTATTTCGGGCACCCGGAAAGCGCCTATTTCGGCGTCGCACGCATCGGCGAGGACCAGGTCATCGACTATGCTGCACGGCGCGGGGTCGATCTGGATACGGCGCGCCGCTGGCTGCGTCCCAATCTGGATTGA